The following proteins come from a genomic window of Megalobrama amblycephala isolate DHTTF-2021 linkage group LG1, ASM1881202v1, whole genome shotgun sequence:
- the LOC125243494 gene encoding uncharacterized protein LOC125243494, with the protein MCFVDLEKAFDRRILSLLFADDVVLLAPSNQDLQRAWELAGMRISTSKSEAMVLSRKRVACPLQVGGVVLPQVEEFKYLGVLFMSEERTEREIDRRIGGASAVMRSMYLSVVVKKELSREAKLSIYWSIYIPTLTYGHELWVMTERMRSRIQAVEMSFLRRVAGRSLRDRVRSSVTQEELRVEPLLLHIERSQLRWLGHLFRMPPGRLPGEVFRACPTGRRPQGRPRARWRDYVSRLAWERLGIPPEELEEVSGEREV; encoded by the coding sequence ATGTGCTTTGTGGATTTGGAGAAAGCATTCGACCGTAGGATTTTGTCACTGCTTTTTGCAGATGATGTTGTCCTGTTGGCTCCATCAAACCAGGACCTTCAGCGTGCATGGGAACTGGCTGGGATGAGAATCAGCACCTCCAAGTCCGAGGCCATGGTTCTCAGCCGGAAAAGGGTGGCTTGCCCCCTTCAGGTTGGTGGAGTAGTCCTCCCTCAAGTGGAGGAGTTTAAGTATCTTGGGGTCTTGTTCATGAGTGAGGAAAGGACGGAACGGGAGATTGACAGGCGGATCGGTGGAGCTTCTGCAGTAATGCGGTCGATGTACCTGTCCGTCGTGGTGAAGAAGGAGCTGAGCCGTGAGGCGAAGCTCTCGATTTACTGGTCAATCTACATTCCAACTCTCACCTATGGTCATGAGCTTTGGGTCATGACCGAAAGAATGAGATCCCGGATACAGGCGGTCGAAATGAGCTTCCTCCGTAGGGTGGCTGGGCGCTCCCTTAGAGATAGGGTGAGGAGCTCGGTCACTCAGGAGGAGCTCAGAGTAGAGCCGCTGCTCCTCCACATTGAGAGGAGCCAGCTGAGGTGGCTCGGGCATCTGTTCCGGATGCCTCCTGGACGCCTCCCTGGGGAGGTGTTCCGGGCATGTCCCACCGGGAGGAGGCCCCAGGGAAGACCTAGGGCACGCTGGAGGGACTATGTCTCTCGGCTGGCCTGGGAACGCCTTGGAATTCCCCCGGAAGAGCTGGAGGAAGTGTCTGGAGAGAGGGAAGTCTGA